The Candidatus Zixiibacteriota bacterium genome has a segment encoding these proteins:
- a CDS encoding NAD-dependent epimerase/dehydratase family protein, translating to MHNNSATEQKDKAIAGKIIFITGGAGFIGSALAERLADQNRIIIFDNFKRNSIVDKPLLTAHPNVTVVTGDIRDREALRSGIDGANIVIHAAAVAGVDSVLRDPVTTMEVNVIGTYNVFTTCLEAQPHLERVIDFSTSEVFGAYAYKVTEAKLKPELTVGEARWSYAISKLTGEFFANSFFSKYGLPIVCVRPFNIYGPGQVGEGAIHHFVVNAIQGQTLTIHSDGSQIRAWCYIDDILDALLEILRNDRAVGHAFNIGNPKSTVTIYHLAREVIRLAGSRSGLQFKEMTSPDVEVRIPDIHKAREILGFEPQVELEDGLLRTIEWYRAKMRLQQKPAVRTTPQRGLAHVG from the coding sequence ATGCATAACAATTCCGCGACTGAACAGAAAGACAAGGCGATTGCGGGCAAGATCATCTTCATCACCGGCGGGGCGGGTTTTATCGGCTCGGCGCTGGCGGAGCGGCTGGCGGACCAAAATCGCATCATCATCTTCGACAACTTCAAGCGCAACTCGATCGTCGACAAGCCGCTGTTGACCGCGCATCCGAATGTGACCGTGGTCACAGGGGACATTCGGGACCGCGAGGCGCTGCGGTCGGGGATTGACGGCGCGAACATCGTCATCCATGCGGCCGCCGTGGCCGGAGTGGATTCGGTCCTGCGCGATCCGGTGACGACGATGGAGGTCAATGTCATCGGCACCTACAACGTCTTTACGACATGCCTGGAGGCGCAGCCGCATCTCGAACGCGTGATCGACTTCTCAACGAGTGAGGTCTTCGGCGCCTATGCCTACAAAGTGACCGAAGCGAAGCTCAAGCCGGAGTTGACGGTCGGCGAGGCGCGCTGGTCGTACGCGATCAGCAAATTGACCGGCGAGTTCTTCGCGAATAGTTTCTTCAGCAAGTACGGGCTGCCGATCGTCTGCGTGCGGCCGTTCAATATTTACGGGCCGGGACAGGTGGGCGAGGGTGCGATTCATCATTTCGTCGTCAACGCGATCCAGGGGCAAACGCTGACGATCCATTCGGACGGCAGCCAGATTCGCGCCTGGTGCTATATCGACGACATCCTGGATGCGCTGCTGGAGATTCTGCGCAACGACCGCGCGGTGGGCCACGCCTTCAACATCGGGAATCCCAAGAGCACGGTGACCATCTATCATCTGGCGCGCGAAGTGATCCGGCTGGCGGGCTCGCGTTCGGGCCTCCAGTTCAAAGAGATGACCTCGCCGGACGTGGAAGTGCGGATTCCGGACATTCACAAGGCGCGCGAGATTCTCGGCTTCGAACCGCAGGTGGAACTCGAAGACGGATTGCTGCGCACGATCGAGTGGTATCGCGCCAAGATGCGCCTGCAGCAGAAGCCGGCCGTGCGAACGACGCCGCAGCGGGGTCTGGCGCATGTCGGGTAA
- a CDS encoding radical SAM protein produces the protein MSGNDRGHTAAPWREFYGFANEADREFPNMVHLDLINICNFRCIHCPQHDITKFVPDYQQNQLDWDIFARIIDEVAEHGSTLRITCDGEPFLYKHIAPAIKYIKDRGVKIATIVTNGSALTRPIAEAILKPSDTRLVIDFSLDSLYKTTYEKIRLQGNFVEVYSNVLFLLKNKKMNPNLRIVVNMIDQDTLEPGELESFRKFWTPIVDDVVVRTYLTVKGMVNSSTLKMDKEQYRWPCSLLWNRIAISSHGRPRFCVADWREQSAFRDFDLSKMTIKEIWQSERYDQLRRIHLDHEFAKIGICKHCTDWFGLKWDFDYRTVIDRLFAEDRAGKDTARITTEQAVDV, from the coding sequence ATGTCGGGTAACGATCGCGGGCACACGGCGGCACCGTGGCGGGAATTTTACGGTTTCGCCAATGAGGCCGATCGCGAGTTCCCGAACATGGTGCATCTCGACCTGATCAACATCTGCAATTTCCGCTGCATCCATTGTCCGCAGCACGACATCACCAAGTTCGTGCCGGACTATCAGCAGAATCAACTCGATTGGGATATTTTCGCGCGGATCATCGACGAGGTGGCGGAGCACGGTTCGACGCTGCGAATTACCTGTGACGGCGAGCCATTTTTGTATAAGCATATTGCCCCGGCAATCAAGTACATCAAGGATCGCGGAGTGAAGATTGCCACGATCGTCACGAACGGATCGGCGCTGACGCGACCGATTGCCGAGGCGATTCTGAAGCCATCGGACACGCGGCTGGTAATCGATTTCAGTCTCGACAGCCTGTATAAGACGACGTATGAGAAGATCCGTTTGCAGGGCAACTTTGTTGAAGTTTACAGCAACGTGCTGTTCCTGCTGAAGAACAAAAAGATGAACCCGAACCTGCGGATTGTGGTCAACATGATCGACCAGGATACGCTGGAGCCAGGGGAGCTGGAGTCGTTCCGGAAATTCTGGACGCCGATCGTCGACGATGTGGTCGTGCGGACATATCTGACGGTCAAGGGGATGGTGAATTCCTCCACGCTTAAGATGGACAAGGAGCAGTATCGGTGGCCGTGTTCGCTGCTGTGGAACCGGATCGCGATCAGCTCGCACGGGCGGCCGCGATTTTGCGTCGCCGACTGGCGCGAGCAGAGCGCGTTTCGCGACTTTGATTTGAGCAAGATGACGATTAAAGAAATCTGGCAGTCGGAGCGGTACGATCAACTGCGGCGGATTCACCTCGATCACGAGTTTGCCAAGATCGGCATCTGCAAGCACTGCACCGACTGGTTTGGATTGAAGTGGGACTTTGATTACCGCACCGTAATCGACCGGCTGTTTGCCGAGGACCGGGCGGGCAAGGACACGGCGCGCATTACCACCGAGCAGGCAGTCGATGTCTAA